A portion of the Rhinopithecus roxellana isolate Shanxi Qingling chromosome 19, ASM756505v1, whole genome shotgun sequence genome contains these proteins:
- the TMEM235 gene encoding transmembrane protein 235, translated as MARLGVLLLAAALGARLSFALPAAAVASDYWYILEVADAGNGSAGPGRAELLSSHSGLWRICKGQNSCIPLVDPFASESLDVSTSVKHLILLHRAVMVVLPLSLVLLVCGWICGLLSSLAQSAPLLLFTGCYFLLGGVLTLAGVSIYISYSHLAFAETARPYGPQHVQGVRVSFSWSMALAWGSCVSEAFSRALLLSAARTLSLSPPLCGHLSPQQVGGR; from the exons ATGGCCCGGCTGGGTGTGCTGCTCCTGGCCGCCGCCCTCGGTGCGCGGCTCAGCTTCGCGCTCCCGGCCGCCGCGGTCGCCAGCGACTACTGGTACATCCTGGAGGTGGCGGACGCCGGCAATGGCAGCGCCGGGCCCGGGCGCGCAGAGCTGCTCTCCTCGCACTCGGGGCTCTGGCGCATCTGCAAAG GGCAGAACAGCTGCATCCCGCTGGTTGACCCTTTCGCCAGTGAGAGCCTGGATGTCTCCACCTCGGTGAAGCACCTCATCT TGCTGCACCGTGCAGTCATGGTGGTCCTGCCCCTGAGCCTGGTCCTTCTCGTGTGCGGCTGGATCTGTGGCCTGCTCAGCTCCCTGGCCCAGAGTGCACCTCTGCTGCTCTTCACCGGCTGCTACTTCCTGCTGGGGG GTGTCCTGACCCTGGCCGGGGTCAGCATCTACATCAGCTACTCGCACCTGGCCTTCGCGGAGACGGCGCGGCCGTACGGCCCACAGCACGTGCAGGGCGTCCGCGTCAGCTTCAGCTGGTCCATGGCCCTGGCCTGGGGCTCCTGTGTCTCAGAGGCGTTCAGCAGAGCCCTCCTGCTCTCGGCCGCCCGGACCCTCAGCCTGAGCCCCCCACTCTGTGGTCATCTGAGCCCCCAgcaggtgggagggaggtga